A window from Sceloporus undulatus isolate JIND9_A2432 ecotype Alabama chromosome 8, SceUnd_v1.1, whole genome shotgun sequence encodes these proteins:
- the LDAF1 gene encoding lipid droplet assembly factor 1 isoform X2, translated as MSKEMKELQKRWNSMLETVHSNSHVVAFMNSRVGHYLDDHPFVALSLLIFMAASAIPVAFFLVFVAATTVTACIGVIFMEGFLILLSGVTLLCVLGGLGMLSLAVSGVLSVCYLSLTTLLNHWPSPSMSKKEIANGSGFLPSDPPALDQDTTNKKSE; from the exons ATGTCAAAAGAGATGAAGGAGCTCCAAAAGCGATGGAACTCCATGTTGGAAACTGTTCACAGCAACTCTCAC GTTGTTGCTTTTATGAACTCCAGAGTTGGCCACTACTTAGATGACCACCCTTTTGTCGCCTTGTCTCTGCTGATCTTCATGGCAGCATCTGCGATTCCTGTTGCCTTCTTTCTGGTTTTTGTTGCTGCCACAACGGTCACTGCTTGCATTGGAGTAATTTTCATGGAAG GTTTTTTAATATTGCTGTCAGGTGTCACCTTGCTTTGTGTTCTTGGAGGACTGGGTATGTTATCCCTGGCAGTGTCTGGAGTGCTGAGTGTTTGCTACTTGTCTCTTACAACTCTGCTGAACCATTGGCCCTCTCCAAG CATGTCAAAAAAAGAAATTGCTAATGGAAGTGGTTTTTTGCCAAGCGACCCTCCTGCCTTAGATCAAGACACTACTAATAAGAAGAGTGAATAA
- the LDAF1 gene encoding lipid droplet assembly factor 1 isoform X1 — MSKEMKELQKRWNSMLETVHSNSHVVAFMNSRVGHYLDDHPFVALSLLIFMAASAIPVAFFLVFVAATTVTACIGVIFMEGFLILLSGVTLLCVLGGLGMLSLAVSGVLSVCYLSLTTLLNHWPSPSSMSKKEIANGSGFLPSDPPALDQDTTNKKSE, encoded by the exons ATGTCAAAAGAGATGAAGGAGCTCCAAAAGCGATGGAACTCCATGTTGGAAACTGTTCACAGCAACTCTCAC GTTGTTGCTTTTATGAACTCCAGAGTTGGCCACTACTTAGATGACCACCCTTTTGTCGCCTTGTCTCTGCTGATCTTCATGGCAGCATCTGCGATTCCTGTTGCCTTCTTTCTGGTTTTTGTTGCTGCCACAACGGTCACTGCTTGCATTGGAGTAATTTTCATGGAAG GTTTTTTAATATTGCTGTCAGGTGTCACCTTGCTTTGTGTTCTTGGAGGACTGGGTATGTTATCCCTGGCAGTGTCTGGAGTGCTGAGTGTTTGCTACTTGTCTCTTACAACTCTGCTGAACCATTGGCCCTCTCCAAG CAGCATGTCAAAAAAAGAAATTGCTAATGGAAGTGGTTTTTTGCCAAGCGACCCTCCTGCCTTAGATCAAGACACTACTAATAAGAAGAGTGAATAA